In one window of Corynebacterium mycetoides DNA:
- a CDS encoding Tex family protein, whose product MTDFAATIATELSVRPAQVGTALALLAEGNTVPFISRYRKEATGGLDDTQLRHIEQRHAYLVDLEDRRAAILAAVEEQGALTGDLRAAILAADTKARLEDLYLPYKKRRKTKADIAREAGLEELTQLLIDAPATDPEAAAARFVTEGFPDEKSVLDGARAILADRIALTADLVGEVRERFYAAGTLRAGVVEGKEAEGAKFKDYFEFSEPFETLPSHRILALLRGEKEGVLTLDLDGGDEAVYTGMIAEHLDLAVKDSAWLAKSVGWAWRTKLQVSSTLDARMRLKEKAERGALEVFTTNLRDVLLAAPAGQRATLALDPGYRNGVKCAVVDATGKVLDTAIVYPHQPQNRWSEAVRTLSGLAATHAVELVAVGNGTASRESERLAGEVADLIAQAGGRRPTPVMVSESGASVYSASDMAAAEFPDMDVSLRSAVSIARRLQDPLAELVKVDPKSIGVGQYQHDVDQTALAKALDAVVEDAVNAVGVDLNTASVPLLERVAGVSATLARNIVGYRDEHGAFASRKELAKVPRLGPKAFEQAAGFMRIRGAANPLDSSAVHPEAYPVVERIAAASGLDTAALIGNTAVLATLNPADFADDTFGVPTVTDIIAELDKPGRDPRPEFTTATFKEGVNKVSDLTPGMILEGTVTNVAAFGAFVDVGVHQDGLVHVSAMSETFVSDPHEVVRSGQVVTVKVLDVDVERQRIGLTLRLGDVPGAPKDTRRREKGSGRGKGRRQANAEGGSMAAALKQAGFGRGR is encoded by the coding sequence ATGACCGATTTCGCAGCCACCATCGCGACAGAGCTTTCCGTCCGGCCGGCCCAGGTGGGCACGGCACTCGCGCTTCTTGCCGAGGGAAACACCGTGCCGTTCATCTCCCGCTACCGGAAGGAGGCCACCGGCGGGCTCGACGACACGCAGCTGCGCCACATCGAGCAGCGCCACGCCTACCTCGTCGACCTCGAGGACCGCCGCGCCGCCATCCTCGCGGCCGTCGAGGAGCAGGGGGCCTTGACAGGCGACCTGCGCGCCGCGATCCTCGCCGCCGACACCAAGGCCCGCCTCGAGGATCTCTACCTGCCGTACAAGAAGCGCCGCAAGACCAAGGCGGACATCGCGCGCGAGGCAGGCCTCGAGGAGCTCACCCAGCTGCTTATCGACGCCCCCGCGACCGACCCGGAGGCCGCCGCCGCGCGCTTTGTCACCGAGGGCTTCCCGGACGAGAAGTCGGTGCTCGACGGCGCCCGCGCCATCCTCGCCGACCGCATCGCGCTTACCGCCGACCTGGTGGGGGAGGTGCGCGAGCGGTTCTACGCCGCCGGCACCCTGCGCGCCGGAGTGGTGGAGGGCAAGGAAGCCGAAGGTGCCAAGTTCAAGGACTACTTCGAGTTCTCCGAGCCGTTCGAGACCCTGCCCAGCCACCGCATCCTCGCCCTTTTGCGCGGGGAGAAGGAGGGCGTGCTCACCCTCGACCTCGACGGAGGGGACGAGGCCGTCTACACGGGCATGATCGCCGAGCACCTCGACCTGGCGGTGAAGGACTCCGCCTGGCTGGCAAAGTCCGTCGGGTGGGCGTGGCGCACGAAGCTGCAGGTCTCCTCCACCCTGGATGCGCGGATGCGCCTGAAGGAGAAGGCCGAGCGCGGGGCGCTCGAGGTGTTCACGACCAACCTGCGCGACGTGCTGCTGGCCGCGCCCGCGGGCCAGCGCGCCACGCTCGCCCTCGACCCGGGCTACCGCAACGGGGTGAAATGCGCGGTGGTCGACGCCACGGGCAAAGTGCTCGACACCGCGATTGTCTACCCGCACCAGCCGCAGAACCGGTGGTCGGAGGCGGTGCGCACGCTCTCCGGGCTGGCGGCCACCCACGCGGTGGAGCTCGTCGCGGTGGGCAACGGCACGGCCAGCCGCGAATCGGAGCGCCTCGCCGGGGAGGTAGCGGACCTTATCGCGCAGGCCGGAGGCAGGCGCCCCACCCCCGTGATGGTCTCCGAATCTGGGGCGTCCGTGTACTCCGCCTCCGATATGGCCGCCGCCGAGTTCCCGGACATGGATGTTTCCCTGCGCTCCGCGGTCTCCATCGCGCGGCGTCTACAGGACCCGCTGGCGGAGCTGGTCAAGGTCGACCCGAAGTCAATCGGGGTGGGCCAGTACCAGCACGACGTGGACCAGACCGCGCTGGCGAAGGCGCTGGACGCGGTGGTGGAGGACGCCGTCAACGCCGTCGGTGTGGACCTGAACACAGCGTCCGTGCCACTGCTCGAGCGCGTCGCCGGGGTGAGTGCCACCCTGGCGCGCAACATCGTCGGATACCGCGACGAGCACGGCGCCTTCGCCTCGCGCAAAGAGCTGGCCAAGGTGCCCCGGCTGGGCCCGAAGGCCTTCGAGCAGGCGGCCGGTTTCATGCGCATCCGCGGCGCCGCGAACCCGCTCGACTCCTCGGCGGTCCACCCCGAGGCGTACCCGGTGGTCGAGCGCATCGCCGCCGCATCGGGGCTGGACACCGCGGCGCTGATCGGCAACACCGCGGTGCTGGCCACGCTCAACCCGGCCGATTTCGCCGACGACACCTTCGGCGTGCCCACCGTGACCGACATCATCGCCGAGCTGGACAAGCCGGGCCGCGACCCGCGCCCCGAGTTCACCACCGCCACGTTCAAGGAAGGGGTAAACAAGGTCTCCGACCTCACCCCCGGCATGATCCTCGAGGGGACGGTGACCAACGTCGCGGCCTTCGGCGCGTTCGTCGACGTCGGCGTGCACCAGGACGGCCTCGTCCACGTCTCCGCGATGAGCGAGACGTTCGTCTCCGACCCGCACGAGGTCGTGCGCTCCGGCCAGGTGGTCACGGTCAAAGTCCTCGACGTCGACGTCGAGCGCCAGCGCATCGGGCTGACGCTGCGGCTTGGCGACGTCCCGGGCGCGCCGAAAGACACGCGGCGGCGGGAAAAGGGATCGGGGCGTGGGAAGGGGCGTCGACAAGCGAATGCGGAGGGCGGCTCCATGGCGGCGGCTCTCAAGCAGGCGGGATTTGGTCGAGGCCGCTGA
- a CDS encoding P-II family nitrogen regulator → MKLITAVVKPFTVTDIMEALEGIGVGGITVTEAQGRGRQGGNVEYYRGAKYSSPFVAKAKIEVLVTDEQVDAAVDTIARSAYTGEVGDGKVWVTGVDHVVRVRTGEADDSAILG, encoded by the coding sequence ATGAAACTCATCACTGCAGTGGTCAAGCCGTTCACGGTCACCGACATCATGGAAGCCCTGGAAGGAATCGGGGTGGGCGGGATCACGGTCACCGAAGCCCAGGGCCGCGGGCGCCAGGGCGGCAACGTCGAGTACTACCGCGGCGCCAAGTACTCCTCGCCCTTCGTCGCCAAGGCGAAGATTGAGGTGCTGGTGACCGACGAGCAGGTAGACGCGGCCGTCGACACGATCGCGCGCAGCGCCTACACGGGGGAGGTCGGCGACGGGAAAGTCTGGGTCACCGGCGTCGACCATGTGGTCAGGGTGCGCACCGGCGAGGCGGATGACTCCGCCATCCTGGGGTAG
- the rimM gene encoding ribosome maturation factor RimM (Essential for efficient processing of 16S rRNA): MELLIGKVVKSHGIKGEVAVEVLTDDPGERFALGEVLTGRQPGKERELTIKTLRPHQNRLLMSFEEVPDRTQADSLRGMQFFAEPLERSSESVDADEFYDHELIGLKVRLEGAEVGEVTGVMDTPNRKILEIDYDGREVLVPFVMDFVPEVDLGEGFLAITPPEGLLDV; encoded by the coding sequence ATGGAGCTGCTCATCGGCAAGGTCGTTAAATCCCACGGCATCAAGGGAGAGGTCGCCGTCGAGGTGCTTACCGACGACCCCGGCGAGCGCTTCGCCCTCGGGGAGGTGCTGACTGGCCGGCAGCCGGGCAAGGAGCGCGAGCTGACCATCAAGACGCTGCGCCCGCACCAGAACCGCCTGCTCATGAGCTTCGAGGAAGTCCCGGACCGCACCCAGGCCGACTCCCTGCGCGGGATGCAGTTCTTCGCCGAGCCGCTCGAGCGCAGCAGCGAATCCGTTGACGCCGACGAGTTTTATGACCACGAACTCATCGGGCTGAAGGTGCGCCTCGAAGGCGCGGAGGTCGGCGAGGTCACGGGTGTGATGGACACCCCGAACCGCAAGATCCTGGAGATCGACTACGACGGGCGCGAGGTGCTCGTGCCGTTCGTGATGGATTTCGTCCCCGAGGTCGACCTGGGGGAGGGCTTCCTGGCGATCACCCCGCCGGAGGGCCTGCTGGATGTCTAA
- the ffh gene encoding signal recognition particle protein, producing MFESLSDRLQTALGGLRGKGKLTEADINATAREIRLALLEADVSLTVVRAFIKRVKERALGADVSEALNPAQQVIKIVDEELTNILGGETRRLNLAKNPPTVIMLAGLQGAGKTTLAGKLARHLGKQGHTPILVACDLQRPGAVQQLQIVGERAGVPTFAPDPGTSIDSLDHEMGTSHGDPVAVAREGIEYAKRNKNDVVIIDTAGRLGIDETLMAQARSIRDAVNPDEVLFVIDAMIGQDAVTTAQAFADGVDFTGVVLTKLDGDARGGAALSIREVTGKPILFASTGEKLDDFDVFHPDRMSSRILGMGDVLSLIEQAETMFDEQEAEKAAARLGSGELTLEDFLDQLLMVRRMGPIGNLLKMMPGGKQMNEMADMVDEKQLDRIQAIIRGMTPAEREDPKILNASRRKRIANGSGVSVSEVNQLVERFFEAKKMMGQMASQFGLPGMPGMGGGRSATKKKPKGRKGKNGKRKPVKNRGGAKPGMPGGMPSMADLQKMQEQLGGGMPGMTGMPGAGKMPPGMEGLDVNNLDFSQAMKNLGKKGK from the coding sequence GTGTTTGAGTCATTGTCCGACCGCCTACAGACTGCCCTCGGTGGCTTGCGCGGCAAGGGCAAGCTCACCGAGGCAGACATCAACGCGACCGCCCGCGAGATCCGCCTCGCGCTGCTGGAGGCAGATGTCTCGCTCACCGTGGTGCGCGCCTTTATTAAGCGGGTGAAGGAACGCGCCCTGGGCGCCGACGTCTCGGAGGCGCTGAACCCTGCCCAGCAGGTCATCAAGATTGTCGACGAGGAACTGACCAACATCCTCGGCGGGGAGACGCGCCGGCTAAACCTGGCCAAGAACCCGCCGACCGTGATCATGCTGGCCGGCCTCCAGGGCGCCGGCAAGACCACGCTCGCCGGCAAGCTGGCCCGCCACTTGGGCAAGCAGGGCCACACCCCCATACTCGTGGCCTGCGACCTGCAGCGGCCCGGTGCCGTGCAGCAGCTGCAGATCGTCGGCGAGCGGGCAGGCGTGCCCACCTTCGCGCCGGACCCCGGCACCTCGATCGACTCCCTCGATCACGAGATGGGCACCTCCCACGGAGACCCGGTGGCCGTGGCGCGCGAGGGCATCGAGTACGCCAAGCGCAACAAGAACGACGTGGTCATCATCGATACCGCCGGCCGGCTGGGTATTGACGAAACCCTGATGGCCCAGGCGCGCAGCATCCGCGACGCCGTCAACCCCGACGAGGTCCTCTTCGTCATCGACGCCATGATCGGCCAGGACGCCGTGACCACCGCGCAGGCGTTCGCCGACGGCGTCGACTTCACCGGTGTGGTGCTGACCAAGCTTGACGGCGACGCCCGCGGCGGCGCAGCGCTGTCCATCCGCGAGGTCACCGGAAAACCCATCCTGTTCGCTTCCACGGGCGAGAAGCTCGACGATTTCGATGTCTTCCACCCGGACCGCATGTCGAGCCGCATCCTCGGCATGGGCGATGTGCTCTCCCTCATCGAGCAGGCGGAGACTATGTTCGACGAGCAGGAGGCCGAAAAGGCCGCCGCGCGCCTCGGCTCCGGCGAGCTCACTTTGGAGGACTTCCTCGACCAGCTGCTCATGGTCCGCCGCATGGGGCCGATCGGCAACCTGCTGAAGATGATGCCCGGTGGCAAGCAGATGAACGAGATGGCCGACATGGTGGACGAGAAGCAGCTCGACCGCATCCAGGCGATCATCCGCGGCATGACTCCCGCCGAGCGCGAGGACCCGAAGATCCTCAACGCCTCGCGTCGCAAGCGCATCGCCAACGGTTCCGGCGTGTCCGTGTCCGAGGTCAACCAGCTGGTGGAGCGCTTCTTCGAGGCGAAGAAGATGATGGGGCAGATGGCCAGCCAGTTCGGCCTGCCCGGCATGCCTGGAATGGGCGGGGGGCGCAGCGCCACGAAGAAGAAGCCGAAGGGCCGCAAGGGCAAGAACGGCAAGCGCAAGCCGGTGAAGAACCGTGGCGGCGCGAAGCCGGGAATGCCCGGTGGCATGCCGAGCATGGCGGACCTGCAAAAAATGCAGGAGCAGCTGGGCGGCGGTATGCCCGGTATGACCGGTATGCCCGGAGCAGGGAAGATGCCGCCGGGCATGGAGGGCCTCGACGTGAATAACCTCGACTTCTCCCAGGCGATGAAGAATCTGGGGAAGAAAGGGAAGTAG
- the rpsP gene encoding 30S ribosomal protein S16, with protein MAVKIKLQRLGKIRNAQYRVVIADARARRDGKVIENIGIYHPKEEPSLIRINSERAQYWLGVGAQPTEPVLALLKVTGDWQKHKGLDGAEGTLKVAPEKPSKLELFNQALEEANNGPSAEAITEKRKKAKEEAEAKAAAEAEAAAKAEAEAAAESAAESSEEAPAEEDAAEEN; from the coding sequence ATGGCTGTCAAGATTAAGCTGCAGCGTCTCGGCAAGATCCGCAACGCCCAGTACCGCGTCGTCATCGCCGACGCACGTGCCCGCCGCGACGGCAAGGTGATCGAGAACATCGGCATCTACCACCCGAAGGAGGAGCCGTCGCTGATCCGCATCAATTCCGAGCGTGCACAGTACTGGCTCGGCGTCGGCGCCCAGCCGACCGAGCCGGTTCTCGCGCTGCTCAAGGTGACCGGCGATTGGCAGAAGCACAAGGGCCTCGACGGTGCCGAGGGCACGCTGAAGGTTGCCCCGGAGAAGCCGTCTAAGCTTGAGCTGTTCAACCAGGCCCTCGAAGAGGCAAACAACGGCCCGAGCGCGGAGGCCATCACCGAGAAGCGCAAGAAGGCCAAGGAGGAGGCCGAGGCTAAGGCTGCGGCTGAAGCAGAGGCTGCCGCCAAGGCCGAGGCAGAGGCTGCCGCAGAGTCCGCAGCAGAGTCTTCCGAGGAAGCTCCGGCTGAGGAAGATGCCGCTGAGGAGAACTAG
- a CDS encoding ammonium transporter, whose protein sequence is MLVSASLVLLMTPALALFYGGMSSRRSVLNMMMMSFTSLGVVTVVYVLWGWSMSYGSQSIGGVFANPFEFLGLRNSIVDEAGNYLEGASGYPNVIDIGFQLTFAVISTAIISGAVASRVKIGAWIAFAAAWVTLVYFPLAHMVWGGGLLGHAEGSIAARMFGLADGEAAVAPIDFAGGTVVHISAGTAALVLAMIIGQRQGFPTSNSRPHNLPLVMIGAALLWFGWFGFNGGSAFAADGLAGLAWVNTTAAAAAAMLGWLLIEKLRDGYATSLGASSGVVAGLVAITPAAGDLAPVSSLILGFIGGILACFGVGLKYTFNYDDSLDVVGVHLVAGLWGTIGLAFFAGDRGILTGGGAEGWKLLAVQTVIALASMIFAGVITTLIALVIKHTMGWRITREEEFDGIDYSVHRETGYDFGGPGMRPGGVPAGNKSAAELGLNEAREDHHTTMSHEAATPATPATPATPATPASKV, encoded by the coding sequence ATGCTGGTCTCTGCATCCCTGGTGCTGCTCATGACCCCCGCGCTGGCGCTGTTCTACGGCGGGATGTCGTCGCGCCGCAGCGTGCTCAACATGATGATGATGTCGTTTACATCGCTGGGCGTAGTCACGGTGGTGTACGTGCTGTGGGGCTGGTCCATGTCGTACGGCAGCCAGTCCATCGGCGGGGTGTTTGCCAACCCGTTCGAGTTCCTGGGCCTGCGAAACTCCATCGTTGACGAGGCCGGAAACTACCTCGAGGGCGCGAGCGGGTACCCCAACGTCATCGACATCGGATTCCAGCTCACATTCGCCGTCATCTCCACGGCGATCATCTCGGGCGCCGTCGCCAGCCGCGTGAAGATCGGCGCGTGGATCGCCTTCGCCGCCGCCTGGGTCACCCTGGTGTACTTCCCACTGGCGCACATGGTGTGGGGCGGGGGCCTGCTGGGTCACGCGGAGGGCTCCATCGCCGCGCGGATGTTCGGCCTCGCGGACGGGGAGGCGGCCGTCGCCCCGATCGACTTCGCCGGCGGCACCGTCGTCCACATCTCGGCGGGCACAGCCGCGCTCGTCCTGGCGATGATCATCGGCCAGCGCCAGGGCTTCCCCACGTCCAACTCGCGACCGCACAACCTGCCGCTTGTCATGATCGGCGCGGCGCTGCTGTGGTTCGGCTGGTTCGGCTTCAACGGCGGCTCCGCGTTCGCCGCGGACGGCCTCGCCGGCCTGGCGTGGGTCAACACGACCGCCGCGGCGGCCGCGGCGATGCTGGGCTGGTTGCTCATTGAGAAGCTTCGCGACGGCTACGCCACCTCTCTCGGCGCGTCCTCCGGTGTCGTCGCAGGTCTGGTGGCCATCACGCCGGCTGCCGGGGACCTCGCCCCCGTGTCTTCGCTCATCCTCGGCTTCATCGGTGGCATCCTCGCCTGCTTCGGCGTGGGGCTGAAGTACACCTTCAATTACGACGACTCCCTCGACGTTGTCGGCGTTCACCTGGTTGCCGGGCTCTGGGGCACGATCGGCCTCGCATTCTTCGCCGGCGACCGGGGCATCCTCACCGGCGGAGGGGCGGAGGGCTGGAAATTGCTCGCCGTGCAGACGGTCATCGCGCTCGCCTCGATGATCTTCGCGGGCGTGATCACCACGCTCATCGCCCTGGTGATCAAGCACACGATGGGTTGGAGGATCACGCGCGAGGAAGAGTTCGACGGCATTGACTACTCCGTCCACCGCGAAACCGGCTACGACTTCGGCGGACCCGGCATGCGCCCGGGCGGGGTGCCGGCGGGCAATAAGTCAGCCGCCGAGCTCGGGCTCAACGAGGCCCGAGAAGACCACCACACCACCATGTCCCACGAGGCTGCAACCCCGGCAACCCCGGCAACCCCGGCAACCCCGGCAACCCCCGCTTCCAAGGTTTAA
- a CDS encoding acyltransferase family protein, giving the protein MDSGRAASSTPQFRNDLEGLRGIAIALVVVFHIFVGRVSGGVDVFLFLSGYFFVGSQVRYALRENPRVNPWWPMWRTARRLIPSLVVVLAATVILVFALVPGLVSGELLRQFTAAIFFAQNRELAAQGSDYAAVSPEASPLQHLWSISVQGQFYLAAILLGTVIAVLVTRTGISRTWVRRGTIALLVVVTVASLSWASRFGLFGTEPNYYSFFSRAWELTLGGFLALAAQVQIPRRFSALTAGSGLTLIALTGVVIPTTLAYPGPLTLMPIGGAALIVLSNPANPVSSILSSRPITWLGSVAYPLYLWHWPLLIIAVTIGSHTIPPLSVGLGVIALSIVLAQATHTAVEEPLRMHGKRPTKQDAPVTAALGSLQRPAGAARAAGGVLIATSTAAILSLSPMWERNVTIADSPSSAEQHPGAMALRGASVPDVPAQPAPMLASSITTHIFRDGCVIFQDEPGDAAPEADCVYGDPEAETTVALVGGSHAETYGVALDELGKKHGFKVITFIRQTCPMVFTPGDLVSHRCAKWSLNTFNELASLDPAVVVSTSTRPAGSDGEASPSTDSVPPEYVEVWDAFAEAEIPFLGLRDNPWIFDADGTPLNPNGCVVNGGSVAECSMPATTMYSPEDPAADYSDADAMRHMVDTSGWYCPDGLCPPVIGNVTVYRDQNHISNAYSLTLAPLIWHHLGPLLEETAGS; this is encoded by the coding sequence ATGGACAGTGGGAGGGCAGCCAGTAGCACCCCCCAATTCCGCAACGACCTCGAAGGTTTGCGCGGCATCGCCATCGCCCTCGTCGTGGTGTTCCATATTTTCGTGGGGCGCGTATCCGGCGGTGTGGACGTGTTCCTTTTCCTCTCGGGGTACTTCTTCGTCGGGTCACAGGTGCGCTACGCGCTACGCGAGAACCCCCGCGTAAATCCGTGGTGGCCCATGTGGCGCACCGCCCGCCGTCTCATACCCTCGCTGGTGGTGGTACTGGCGGCGACCGTCATCCTCGTGTTCGCGCTCGTTCCGGGACTGGTGAGCGGAGAACTCCTGCGGCAGTTCACCGCCGCCATCTTCTTCGCCCAGAACCGCGAGCTCGCCGCCCAGGGCTCTGATTACGCCGCTGTGAGCCCGGAAGCATCGCCGCTGCAGCACTTGTGGTCCATCAGCGTTCAGGGGCAGTTCTATCTCGCCGCCATCCTGCTCGGAACGGTCATCGCAGTGCTTGTCACTCGGACGGGCATATCCCGAACCTGGGTGCGACGCGGGACCATCGCGTTGCTCGTGGTGGTGACCGTGGCATCGTTGAGCTGGGCATCGCGCTTCGGCCTTTTCGGCACGGAACCGAACTATTACTCCTTCTTTTCCCGCGCCTGGGAGCTGACGCTGGGAGGATTCCTCGCCCTGGCCGCACAGGTGCAGATTCCGAGGCGGTTCAGCGCCCTCACCGCCGGCAGCGGTCTCACACTGATAGCGTTGACCGGTGTTGTCATTCCCACAACCCTGGCATATCCCGGACCGCTCACCCTGATGCCGATTGGCGGGGCTGCACTGATTGTGCTGAGCAACCCGGCCAATCCCGTGTCATCGATTCTTTCGTCGCGGCCGATTACCTGGCTCGGTTCCGTCGCCTATCCCCTCTATCTATGGCACTGGCCACTGTTGATCATCGCCGTCACCATAGGCTCGCATACCATTCCACCCCTGTCCGTCGGCCTGGGAGTTATCGCGCTTTCCATTGTCCTTGCCCAGGCAACGCACACGGCGGTCGAGGAGCCCTTGCGCATGCACGGCAAGCGCCCGACGAAACAAGACGCACCCGTCACGGCAGCGCTGGGTTCTCTGCAGCGGCCCGCGGGTGCCGCGCGGGCGGCGGGCGGTGTCCTCATCGCCACCAGCACGGCAGCGATCCTGTCGCTGTCACCGATGTGGGAGCGAAACGTCACCATCGCCGATTCCCCCTCCAGTGCGGAGCAGCATCCGGGGGCAATGGCTCTGCGCGGCGCCTCAGTTCCGGATGTGCCTGCTCAGCCGGCACCCATGCTGGCCTCCAGCATCACCACCCACATCTTCCGCGACGGCTGCGTGATTTTCCAGGATGAGCCGGGGGATGCCGCGCCGGAAGCAGATTGCGTCTACGGAGACCCCGAGGCCGAAACAACCGTGGCTTTGGTCGGCGGCTCCCACGCCGAAACATACGGTGTGGCACTCGACGAACTGGGCAAGAAACACGGGTTTAAGGTCATCACTTTCATCCGCCAGACGTGCCCGATGGTGTTTACCCCCGGAGACCTGGTCAGCCACCGGTGCGCGAAGTGGTCGCTCAACACATTCAACGAGCTCGCATCCCTCGACCCGGCCGTGGTGGTCTCTACCTCGACACGCCCGGCCGGCTCAGACGGAGAAGCGAGCCCATCCACGGATTCCGTTCCCCCGGAGTACGTGGAGGTGTGGGATGCCTTCGCCGAGGCCGAGATCCCGTTTCTCGGGCTCAGAGACAACCCGTGGATTTTCGATGCCGACGGGACCCCCTTGAACCCCAACGGCTGTGTAGTCAACGGCGGCTCGGTCGCCGAATGCAGCATGCCCGCCACGACGATGTACTCGCCCGAAGACCCGGCCGCCGACTACTCCGATGCGGACGCCATGCGCCACATGGTGGACACCTCCGGCTGGTACTGTCCCGACGGACTGTGCCCGCCCGTGATCGGAAACGTCACCGTCTACCGGGACCAGAACCACATCTCCAACGCTTACTCTCTCACTCTGGCACCGCTTATCTGGCACCACCTCGGCCCCCTCTTGGAGGAGACGGCCGGGAGTTGA
- the trmD gene encoding tRNA (guanosine(37)-N1)-methyltransferase TrmD, translating into MRLDIITIFPEYLEPLRHALLGKAIEQGIVSVGIHNLRDWATGSHKSVDSPPLGGGPGMVMKPEVWGPALDAVAAGRAGTEVSSAAPHRNDKPRHDDVADVAPRPYAPGEEDRSTPLLLVPTPAGVPFTQADAREWSREEHIVIACGRYEGIDQRVFEDAERRYRVREVSIGDYVLIGGEAAALVIAEAVTRLIPGVLGNTASHEEDSFSFGLLEAPSYTKPRVWRGIAAPEVLTSGDHSKVERWRREQSLRRTQKVRPDLIARAELSGEDQFALNARDFHLEVELREEPADWGKLLAAARKRLRKAGIEVRSVEANTAGGGRRIDVAGRSDLGEEDLRLAVATAVGATPPTSSGTGRQARWAIQSHE; encoded by the coding sequence CTGCGCCTGGACATCATCACCATCTTCCCCGAGTATCTCGAGCCGCTGCGCCACGCGCTGCTGGGCAAGGCCATCGAGCAGGGGATCGTCAGCGTGGGCATTCATAACCTGCGCGACTGGGCCACGGGCAGCCACAAGTCCGTCGACTCCCCGCCGCTCGGCGGCGGGCCCGGCATGGTGATGAAGCCCGAGGTGTGGGGCCCGGCGCTCGACGCCGTGGCGGCCGGACGCGCGGGGACCGAGGTGTCGTCGGCGGCGCCACACCGCAACGACAAACCCCGCCACGATGACGTGGCGGACGTCGCCCCCCGCCCCTACGCCCCGGGGGAAGAAGACCGGTCCACACCGCTGTTGCTGGTACCCACCCCGGCCGGCGTTCCGTTTACGCAGGCGGACGCGCGGGAGTGGTCGCGCGAGGAGCACATCGTCATCGCCTGCGGGCGCTACGAGGGCATCGACCAGCGCGTGTTCGAGGACGCGGAACGCCGCTACCGCGTGCGCGAGGTCTCCATCGGCGACTACGTGCTCATCGGCGGGGAGGCGGCCGCGCTCGTGATCGCCGAGGCGGTCACGCGGCTGATCCCCGGGGTGCTGGGAAACACGGCGAGCCACGAGGAGGACTCGTTTTCTTTCGGTCTGCTCGAGGCCCCGAGCTACACCAAGCCCCGCGTGTGGCGGGGCATCGCGGCGCCCGAGGTGCTCACGAGCGGCGACCACTCCAAGGTCGAGCGGTGGCGGCGCGAGCAGTCCCTGCGCCGGACCCAAAAGGTGCGCCCCGATCTCATCGCGCGCGCCGAGCTGAGCGGGGAGGATCAGTTCGCCCTCAACGCCCGCGACTTCCACCTGGAGGTGGAGCTCCGGGAGGAGCCCGCCGACTGGGGCAAGCTGTTGGCGGCGGCGCGGAAAAGGCTGCGCAAAGCCGGCATCGAGGTCCGTTCAGTCGAGGCGAACACTGCCGGCGGCGGCCGCCGAATCGACGTCGCGGGGCGCAGCGACCTGGGCGAGGAGGACCTCCGCCTCGCCGTCGCCACGGCGGTGGGCGCCACCCCGCCGACTAGTAGTGGTACCGGCAGGCAAGCACGGTGGGCGATACAATCCCACGAATGA